Genomic segment of Aquarana catesbeiana isolate 2022-GZ linkage group LG09, ASM4218655v1, whole genome shotgun sequence:
AGTTAcaataaataaaaagtattaaCCCCATATCGGCAGCGTCAGAAAGAAGAACCACTCGTGGAACGGACACGGATCATGGAGGACCCACGTCTAGCCATCTCACTCTGGAATTCTGATGCTGTAAAGTAATACATGATTGGGTTCAGGCAACAATTGATACTTGCTAGGCTAATAGAAATGGGATGAAAAGTCAGGATGATTTTTTGCGCTGTGCAGTTTTGGATAGCATTTGAACTGACCATTACATAGAAGAAGAAACTGATGTGGTAtggtgcaaaacaaataaaaaacacacaagcaCATGTTATTACCAGTCGAAGAGCTTTGCTCTTTTCTTTCTTGTTCACACACTGTAGGGAATTCAGTTTTAGTTGTGTCCTTGTTTTTAGAGAGCTGTAAGTAATGACAGTCATAGGAATTATAAATCCTAAGAGTTCTGCAAAAATCAGCATGCCAGACATGGTGACCATGTTAATTTGATTATTACCTAGGTCAGCAAAACAACTGGTGGTTGAGTTATTTCCTCCAGAGCTTCTGTAGATAGGAAATGCCAGGCATGCAGTACCAACCACTATCCATACGCATATGCTGATTCCAACATCGTACCTTCTTTTCCAGTCTTTGGCTTTGAAAGGATTTGCGGTGAAGACATACCTCTGGACGCTGATAAGTGTTAAAAAGATGATACTTGCGTACATGTTCAGGTATTTAAGATAAAAGCACAACAAGCAGGCAAATTGTTTAAATGGCCATGAGTGATTTATGTAGTAATAAATCCGTAGAGGCAACGACAAGACATGGGCAAGGTCAGCAGTTGCCAAATTGATCATAAAGATAATGGCCTTGTTCCTCTTCTTGATAAAGCTTCGGAGAACCCATAGAGCAACACTATTAGCGAGCAGGCCAGGTATGAAGATGGCTATATAAGTGACAGCATATAGGGTATGCTGGAAATCTGGGGGCCTGCGGCAGTTTGAAAAGTTTCCACTGGGCATTTTCTTTTCTTGTTCCAGATCTTCTGATATCCCAATGTTCTGTGTGAATGAACAAGATTAATCTGTTAGGTTCAGTATCAACAGCTGTGGTTTTTACTTATAAAGTCTGATTTTAAAAATAACATATATTCAAAGATCTTCTGTCTTATTGGAAGTCTATAGTAAGAATTactgtggttaaagtgattgtaaagtctcattttttttttttagttaaacataacaagcatgttatacttacctgccctgtgcagtggttttgcacagagcagcccagatcctcctcttatcgggtccctctttggtgcttctaggcccctccctcctgttgagtgcccccacagcaagcagcttgctatgggggcacctgagccgagccacgctccctgtgtccattcagacaaggagccgtgGCCTGACCCGCCCCCTttcgctcctcattggctgactgactttgattgacagcagcgggagccaatgacaccgtgctgctgtcttagccaatcaagggagtcccaggcagccaagacacttctgcaacatcgctggatctagatgggctcaggtaagtattaggggggctgctgcacacagaaggctttttatcttaatgcattgaatgcattaagataaaaaaaaactttctgcccttacaactcctttaagcagtACCTTAAAAAAAATCTACCTTTTGCCTTGAATCCCTCATGAAATGTTGTGGTGCACATCCTGGCTGGCATGTGACATTAAATGGAGGATATTCTAGAATCAAAAAACAGAGAGGAAAATTGGGAGTGCTTTAAGAAAATCCTAAATAATGGCATTAGCAAGTGTATTCCAATGGGCAAACAAATATAAAAGAactaaggttaaacctgggtggctaaatttCAGCATAAAAAGGTATAATATAAAGATTTTTTAGGAGAAGGTCAAAACCATCAACGGTCCCTTCCCAGGAacaactacagaggaaaaagaggaCACGAGGAAAGAGAGGCcttagaggggggaggaggatcagggccaaagAGAAGAAGACAATAAATGTTAGTGGGGTTTTTAATTTAAGTACTGTTCAACTCTCCGTGGGTGAACAAAGAGTTTTAAGTCAGGGCCTAAAATTTGCCCCCCCCCACAGATTGAACAAATTTGAAACGTTCATTGATGTTCACAAGTTCATAAGAAAACTGAACATCAAGAGACATTTCGCTTTGAATCCGATTAACAACCAGGGTTCATCTTTTGTTAATAGACCTTCCATCGTTATGAATAGAACAACTGACCCACTGTCCAGCTCACTTAATCAGATGAATGAGACTCCTATTAGACACACCAACTTATCAAATGCTTCACTATTCAACCCCCCAGGTCCCATTGCTCCCTCTATACAGGTTTTTAAAGAAATGGTAATTAAGGATTTGTTAGCATTCAATTGCCCCCCTAACCAACAAGGGGATTTTCAACACCATCTATCTAAAATCTGTGAAAGAAATGACATCGTCATAcgtccagcggacaaagggggaggtgttGTCATTCTCAATAAAGTTCAGTATTTAGAGGAAATGAATAGGCTCCTCTCTGATCGAGCCACGTACTTGCCTTTGGCCGCTAACCCTACTACTAAATTCAAAAGGGAACTCCAGACCCTGATAGATGGAGGTTTTGAAAGGggtattctaaataaaaaagaaagggcataCCTGGTTCCCTCAGCTCCAAGGATTCCAGTCATGTATTTtctacctaaaatacataaaaaccttTCCAATCCTCCCGGCCGCCCGATCATCAGCGGCATTGATTCGGTTACGGCCAGGATAGGAAGATACGTGGACAATTTTTTGCAACCTCTAGTGACAGCTACCCCGGCATATTTGAGAGACACTACTCAGGTTATTAACCTTTTGGAAAACCTAGAATGGAAGGAGAGCTACATCCTGGCTACGGCGGATGTAGCTTCTCTGTATACCAATATCTCACACAAACATGGATTAGAAGCTGTCAGTTATTACCTTAACCAAGAATCTTCTCTGCCTCAGTCTCAAAAACTTTTCATTTTGTCCCTTTTGAAATTTGCGGCaggtcacaattatttttggtttggtggTGTTTTTTATTTGCAGATTTGTGGTGTGgccatgggcgccaaatttgcgcccagcctggccaatttatttatggccaggtgggagagTGAGGTTATTGACAGGAATCCCCCGGCACAACTGCGTTTATGGaaaaggtacatagacgatgtCTTGCTGGTGTGGGATGGTGATCAGCCCTCACTTGAAGAATTCTTTACATCATTAAATCAGAATGATAGAGGTATTTCACTCCAGTTTGAAATTAGTGATATAGGAATCCATTTCCTTGACCTTAACATCTTGATCAGGAACGGTCGCCTTGTCACTAATACTTATTTCAAAACGACGGATAGAAACGCCTATATTCCGCTTTCTAGCTGCCATCATCCAGCTTGGTTGAGAGCTGTCCCTCGGGGACAATTCCAGCGGATTAGGCGTAATTGCACTGAGGTTATGGATTATTACCAACAAGCTCAGGTGCTTAAACAACGATTTTTGGAAAAGGGTTATTCTAAGGGCGAAGTTGAGGCCaccatttctcaggttgccagcatGGATAGGGCACTCATGTTGCACAGGGACGTCGGCCATGGCCCCGTAGATGATAATAGGTTTGGTTGGGCTATGATTACAGGTTATTCCAACCAACATTTTTCTgttaaaagaatttttcaaaaaCATTGGAATATACTCAGGAATGACAAGGTTCTAGGACCTGTCATTCCAGATAAACCTGTAGTGATATATAGGGGTGCGCCCTCTTTGCGACACTGTATCGCTAGAAATGTGATAGATCCCCCGAGGACTATCTCCTTTTTCCACACTATGAAGGGTTTCTATCCCTGTCATAAGTGTAACACCTGTCAGATAAATTCCTTTACTGGTAGAAAACGTGAGACTTTTCTATCCTCTGTCACGAATAGGATATATGATATCCAATCTTTTATTACATGCACCACCAAATTCGTTGTCTATCTTATTCAGTGCCCATGCTCTAAGCAGTACATTGGTCGAACCAAACGTGAGTTACATGTGCGACTATCGGAGCATATTGCCAACATTAAACGGGGTTACCCAAAACACAACCTatctaggcattatgccaaatatCATGATAAGAAACCGGATGGGACCCTTTTTATGGCAATTGATAAATTAAATCCACACTGGAGAGGGACTAACAAGGTCAGATCATTATCTAGGCTTGAGACCAGGTGGATCTTCCATATGAGATCTTTTGTACCACATGGGTTAAACGTtgactgggacattaattgttttttaAACAACTCttgattattttaaataaaaacattgtcTTTACTGTTTCATTTCTATGAGAATAATTTCTCATATTGTCAATGCGGCCTCTTTTATATATCTAGTATTTGATGTATTGAGGTTTTGGATTATAGTATGTATTgcaatttatatgttttttaatgtttcATCTAGCCTCCTGTCTGCTGCACCCCTTCTGAGTTTGTTACTGCCATTTGAGAAttcattttctctttttaatttgtttttcctcTGTTAttctttttggccacaagatggcgtttTTCTTTCGTTTTTCGTTTTTCCTTAAGTGTTTCCTCCGCTTCCCTAATCACTATTGGCCGGCATGTAACACGGCCTAGCCGTTTCCTAATGCCAAAATTACCTTACCAGTAGTTAAGATGGCGCCCATAGTGTATTTAATGCCCACACGCGGTGACGCtcgagcttggccaatccccagacgacgtccgctagtgacgaaacgcgtagggaggagcctatgacGTCACCACGTCCGTACTCTGTGTAGGGCTTACACGAACCAGGAAggcggaggcagcagacggaggTGCAGATTGTCAGCTGTACGCGATATGCTGTTTTTACCACgagattttgtaagtgcaattcttttaataaaacgactgtgcagactatattatgcgatggttttcctttctctccttgaatcctgagataccatctgtcgcccttcgggaatattgagctgaggttgtggggagccccgaaattccctgtgctgtttttgaccgctgtaatggcggtcaacgggatctggtgagcatatttgatatttcacctcgggtgtgaggaactacggaagattctctccactgcacccccatctctgctatggcccctttttgcactctttcttgatttatcacggactctttgtttgccttggattctatctgtctatcccattagttttgggacattgtatCATGTAATTTTCTATTTGCACTAATATTTTGATTATTGTATCATATTCACTATATTTGttcttagcgccgcatcttttttgtattattataaagaaaaaactgtcctttaaaaggaatgcaataagaaatgtaagagcgtCATCAGGGCAGCGAAAAGAGACGAGAGAtgcatagtggaggagagtaaaaagaatcccaacattttaaaaaatataataatagtaaaaaggcaAAGTCAGAGCATATTGGCCTATTAAAGGATAATCAGGGGTAGATTGGTACTAGTGACCAGGATAAAGCAACTGTGGTAAATACATCCTTCTCCTCAGTTTTACTAAGGAAGAAGAGAGGTATAATAGACAAGATAGTGGGTTCCATTCATAGAACTAGATCACCTGGGGGATGTTAGGTGTTCGGAGACATTCTCCCTAAATATCGCATACGATCCTGCAACTGTCAATTCACAATGCCATTTTGCATTATTAACTGCAAAATGCTCAAAGCTGTCAGTAAATACAGCaaggaaaggggttaaagtcaatgcacagaaggaaataaataattaaatgcatgcagtaattaagtAGTAGTTTAGGCATGCGGtatccactgagtctggctacatccattttaactgttggcagctgaagctgctgcctgttcacttcctggatttacccaGACACACaaaagcacacctccagctctacagctcttgtttgccctcttatgactcattccccctacctttctggcaaactctcacgagagtgagagagagagctgcgcACAAtggcataagcctaggctttttacaagacaagaaacaggaagtgggctgtataaggtatttactgtcagaaaaaaaatgttgtactatccaaagttaaaacaacaagggcagaagatttaatagatggaaagttgaaaaaaatgactgaagttccactttaaagtataactaaaagaaaaacttttattttgttttggatagagtggaggtggattagaacacctgtcaggtttttattgctgtctgtgcccccattagggagattcaccctctctatatttgtcatgtttaccattatcattgaaaataaaagtaaaataaaatcccaaatgttggggtGTCccgagaaaagtaatagagggggaatcttccaaagggacacagatggcaaaaaaaaaaaaaaaaaaaaaacagagaggttATAACCccctccaaaatttaaaaaaaaaatgttgtgactATAGTtctagactgtgcaatttgcaagttgctccagagcttagtacatgaggtaaagcttcgctttagaaagaatatccaatcacatgcaaggaaaaaaaaaaaaagcaattttgcttgcacatgattggatgatggaagtcagcagagacccccctcatttactaagctctggagtaactgcacttgcaaagtcctcAGTCTATGTGCTTTTAGTAAATCCGCCCCATTACATTCAGTAACTCCACCCCATTAGATGTAGTgaagtatattttttttctctggtcATTTTGTCAGCTTTTTTGAGACTTTTTGtgtatatacaaatatatgtaCCATTTACTGCAAACCTCCCAATtactccaaacataatacaatgtacatacatatcacaatggtctaatccTTTGCTAGAACATACGTATGCCATACGTGTCATATGTAGTTGGGATACTTTACTTATTCACAATTATTTGTAGAGACATGTTTAGCTCAAATATTCCCAAGACAGAATGGGATTAGAAATAGACAAGTATTCTTACAAAGGTGTGGAGCTTGAGCTGTTAGGAGAGGGGTGTCATACCAGAGTGACACTTTCAAGAAAATCAGAAAAtgacaacaagaaaaaaaacatacctgCCCAAAGATATAGCGATGACTTTTccaaatatcacagcaaaaataACTTTAAAGccaggtttctcaaccagggttccatggaaaactaaggttcctccagagattaccaggggaaaatagtatcaaaaattacacacacacacatatatatatatatatatatatatatatatatatatatatatatatatatatatatatatatatatatatatatatatatatatatatatatatatataaatacccttcttccaccaataaaaaagacaacattgcactttttattggtggaagaagggtatttatatatgtgtgtatttgttgatactattttcattcactatttgacatttttaaagatcttttgtttttacttaactggttcccgaccggctcctgtacatttacgttggcagaatggcatggctgcgcgaagtaacgttactttgaatttgctgcccTGTGcacctgccgcaagctccgtgagtcgggtcgccggTCCCGCGgacgcgatcgcctcatggagaggacgaacggggagatgctgatgtaaacagcatctccccgttctgcctagtgacagtgtcactcgatctctgctccctgtcatcggagcagagatcagtgacgtcacatacacagcccatcccccctagaattagtaatcactcccagtactgatttaacacctccccgcccctagtggttaaccccttcactgccagtgtcatttatacaggaatcaatgcatttttatagcactgattgctgtataaatgacaatggtcccaaaaatgtgtaaaaaatgtccgacatgtccgccataacgtcgcagtcacaataaaaatcgctgatcgccgccattactagtaaaaaaaaaaaattattaataaaaatgccataaaactatcccctattttgtaaacgttataacttttgcgcaaacaaatcaataaacgcttattgcgattttttttttaccaaaaaaatgtagaagaatacgcatcggcctaaactgaggaaaaaaaatgttttttttttatatatttttttgggatatttattatagcaaaatgtaaaaaataatgctgctgtcaatcaaatcaatgacgcggCGTGTCGGGGGCGGGGCCGAATGTATCACaagggagcgcacccgcaagctaacccccttgggagagcgcttcccagagggggggttagctcttgcggggaggagccgagacagccgttgagggaccccagaagatgaggatcagggccactctgtgcaaaacgaactgcacagtggagggaagtatgacatgtttgttattttttttttaaaagagaacctATACAACCCCTTCAATTGAACTTAGTTTTTGATACACCacgtgtgtcctgtgaaagcagcttaCCTTTGactcaccttttttattttgtattaatacatatgctgcagggaccgcactgactaagacccctttcacactggggccgcctaaGCTCTAAAGTGCCGCTTATTTTagctgtttaagcagtgcttttcagccgctagtggggtgcttttaaccactCAAAGAAGGGGTGTTTATAAACACCCGTGTTGCGCCGCTTCCAAATCGCTACcaattcaatgggcagggcattttgggagcgctgtataaagtgctcccaaaccaccccaaagatgctgcttgcagtacttttcCTAACGTTCTGCACGCGCCCCTCCCAGTGTAAAAAATCAAATTGAAATGAATCggaggcagtttgcaggcgctttaCCGGTGGTATTGCTAGCGcttaaaaatgcctgaaaactgcctcagtgtgaaaagggtcttagtgagttggcatatttctacggtttagaccattttacctctttattagcaataaaaactgacaggggttctaattcttctccactgtatcATTCCCACTTGATATTGCATGAGATAAAATATTGCATGATTTCATGAGATAACATTGCAATTTTAGAAGAAATACCGCTTGCGAGattgtatcgttttttttttttttttgtgaattgcaaaacatttttttaaaaacgctaTGAGCTATATTACCTCACATTTCAACGAGGAAGATATAGTTTTTTGAATGGAGCCAACacagaatgtacccttgtggctaaaaGAAGCTAGTGTTCTAAAAAGACTCAAAAAACTTAATGCAAACAAATCACCAGGacaagatggcttacacccaagagtcctcaaagaacttagcAAGGTCATTGCTAGACCGTTATTCCGAACCTTTAAGGATAGTTTACTAACAGTAACAGCCGATTGGCGGAAAGCTAACATATTTCCAATACACAAAACGGGCCACGATATATtactggaaactacaggccagtcagcctaacatcaatagtttgtaaactattAAAGGGGATAATAAGGGATTATGTCCAATAATTTGCGGATaaaaatagtatcattagtagtaatcagtagggataagcccgatgttcaagtcga
This window contains:
- the P2RY10 gene encoding putative P2Y purinoceptor 10 isoform X1, giving the protein MRDSRQKNIGISEDLEQEKKMPSGNFSNCRRPPDFQHTLYAVTYIAIFIPGLLANSVALWVLRSFIKKRNKAIIFMINLATADLAHVLSLPLRIYYYINHSWPFKQFACLLCFYLKYLNMYASIIFLTLISVQRYVFTANPFKAKDWKRRYDVGISICVWIVVGTACLAFPIYRSSGGNNSTTSCFADLGNNQINMVTMSGMLIFAELLGFIIPMTVITYSSLKTRTQLKLNSLQCVNKKEKSKALRLVITCACVFFICFAPYHISFFFYVMVSSNAIQNCTAQKIILTFHPISISLASINCCLNPIMYYFTASEFQSEMARRGSSMIRVRSTSGSSF
- the P2RY10 gene encoding putative P2Y purinoceptor 10 isoform X2 — translated: MPSGNFSNCRRPPDFQHTLYAVTYIAIFIPGLLANSVALWVLRSFIKKRNKAIIFMINLATADLAHVLSLPLRIYYYINHSWPFKQFACLLCFYLKYLNMYASIIFLTLISVQRYVFTANPFKAKDWKRRYDVGISICVWIVVGTACLAFPIYRSSGGNNSTTSCFADLGNNQINMVTMSGMLIFAELLGFIIPMTVITYSSLKTRTQLKLNSLQCVNKKEKSKALRLVITCACVFFICFAPYHISFFFYVMVSSNAIQNCTAQKIILTFHPISISLASINCCLNPIMYYFTASEFQSEMARRGSSMIRVRSTSGSSF